One segment of Natranaeroarchaeum aerophilus DNA contains the following:
- a CDS encoding DNA double-strand break repair nuclease NurA — MTLDPVQFEGITQLARRITRSVDETDQQQFVDTVWAEFLDPLVDDGRVVLEPLGDQRRCEVPIEDVALQDAEFPSCHGLDSGTINPTSFKNGIVLDVAQAAMASSPSDLDLHRDRTVVVTAHISDPTQDLSTEWTKWDEGHTDRRILQAPRVSRFEESVVHELGLYLAESHHALEHADAVDDLFILDGPIYPKGMLNWTDRAPELADLLHDEQEPRDVIENYVALVETFVEKDVPLVGFVKNPSTKAITRTLRDTGQTAPWVNDTAFFTRLLEQVEFVEREGPDGEPRRERSRATDVLTFTNWFRSRGGADRFLCADGDAFGVERSLDPADYEVTFFPLYDPREDLLYRIEAPYAFTKSAECRERLAMQLLADVAAERGPPLSVQKADELARISAEGTDSLRSELEAAFETEQMHGYDDHRWGSEEY, encoded by the coding sequence GTGACGCTGGATCCGGTACAGTTTGAAGGAATTACGCAGCTTGCGCGACGGATCACCCGCTCGGTCGACGAAACCGACCAACAGCAGTTCGTCGACACGGTCTGGGCGGAGTTCCTCGACCCGCTGGTCGACGACGGTCGGGTCGTACTCGAACCGCTCGGCGACCAGCGCCGCTGTGAGGTACCGATCGAGGACGTCGCCCTGCAGGACGCCGAGTTCCCGAGCTGTCATGGACTCGATTCCGGGACGATCAATCCGACATCGTTCAAAAACGGGATCGTGCTGGACGTCGCACAGGCCGCGATGGCGTCGAGCCCGTCGGATCTGGACCTGCATCGGGATCGCACAGTCGTCGTCACCGCTCATATCAGCGATCCCACGCAGGACCTCTCGACGGAGTGGACGAAGTGGGACGAGGGTCACACCGATCGACGCATCCTGCAGGCACCCCGAGTCTCCCGATTCGAAGAGAGCGTCGTCCACGAACTTGGCCTCTATCTCGCCGAGAGCCACCACGCGCTCGAACACGCCGACGCGGTCGATGACCTGTTTATTCTCGACGGGCCGATCTATCCCAAAGGCATGCTGAACTGGACCGATCGCGCCCCCGAACTCGCCGACCTGCTCCACGACGAGCAAGAGCCACGTGACGTCATCGAAAACTACGTCGCACTGGTCGAGACGTTCGTCGAGAAGGACGTTCCGCTGGTCGGATTCGTCAAGAACCCGTCGACGAAAGCGATTACCCGGACGCTTCGGGACACCGGTCAGACCGCACCGTGGGTCAACGACACAGCCTTTTTTACCAGGCTACTCGAACAGGTCGAGTTCGTCGAGCGCGAGGGGCCGGACGGCGAGCCGCGCCGGGAACGTTCCCGCGCAACTGACGTCCTCACCTTTACCAACTGGTTTCGCTCGCGCGGCGGTGCGGATCGCTTCCTCTGTGCGGACGGTGATGCCTTCGGCGTCGAGCGCAGTCTCGATCCAGCAGACTACGAGGTTACCTTCTTCCCGCTGTACGATCCGCGTGAGGACCTGCTCTATCGGATCGAAGCCCCCTACGCGTTCACGAAATCGGCCGAGTGTCGCGAGCGGCTGGCGATGCAGCTACTCGCGGACGTCGCCGCCGAGCGAGGTCCACCACTCTCGGTGCAGAAGGCCGACGAACTCGCCCGGATCAGCGCCGAGGGAACGGACTCGCTTCGCTCGGAGCTCGAAGCGGCGTTCGAGACCGAGCAGATGCACGGCTACGACGATCACCGGTGGGGGAGCGAAGAGTACTAG
- a CDS encoding DUF7113 family protein, giving the protein MLLVRGQAGGTALTGTLYERGESAPTFRGAPDEDAAYVWVCDAFYEVESGGTEQQIGDETVNVAFESPMPRGFDTREQALEAAKEHVRTQFARIGVPEGKVDVELEKTEPDVAV; this is encoded by the coding sequence ATGTTACTGGTTCGTGGGCAGGCGGGCGGCACGGCCCTCACGGGAACGCTGTACGAGCGCGGCGAGTCGGCACCGACCTTCAGGGGTGCGCCCGACGAGGACGCAGCCTACGTCTGGGTCTGTGACGCCTTTTACGAGGTCGAGAGCGGCGGCACCGAACAGCAGATCGGCGACGAGACGGTCAACGTCGCCTTCGAGTCGCCGATGCCACGTGGGTTCGATACGCGCGAGCAGGCGCTTGAAGCGGCGAAAGAACACGTCCGCACGCAGTTCGCCCGGATCGGTGTCCCCGAAGGGAAAGTCGACGTCGAACTCGAAAAGACCGAACCGGACGTCGCTGTCTAG
- a CDS encoding ATP-binding protein → MADLNDFDAYGGDGGGTDDTAADRDAADDFERVETTPARSEDGIGTIAVSQGLRIHEDEEDSTVRAYVTKGNRSSVRIGKYLLAPYPDGETLFCRIAGLEYAQEFHADDATEIHAQRAMRQDGIDEADYKFLADLEPLAVLYDSDDGLKRRMTDRVPKPQTTVREADDTAEIKTGLKIPEDGVFLGHLAVGGEKVRTSAQPPTIDYRLKDDYEDGDPLVFRHTLIAGGTGSGKTHTAKNILRQFLADERTYRMDDGRSVTPAVVQFDPQDEYAQMHDDNDDLDAETARRYEREGVVHGGHDDTIAFVPKVGDATYATDDHRAEQVEFTIPFSMVRDNEWLVAGGGLNDNQYNALRHLLDRFFREHGTGGTYDQFQTFMDDPALREELNESGRVHEATFDAVNRRVRGFGTVFDQDARPITEQIERFVRPGGLTVVPTYHINNTRATETIVLAVSSLLVDQKLSNDPRYDRIKETPVVLGMDEAHNFLTDAESAQARRVIGKFTDAAKQGRKERLGLFLITQDPQDIADAVFKQINTTVVLNLGDEDAIKSVNIPSNLESKVPYMEKGQMVVYSPDNSEPVEIIGLPNCLTRHG, encoded by the coding sequence ATGGCTGATCTGAACGACTTCGACGCGTACGGCGGGGACGGTGGGGGCACGGACGACACCGCCGCCGACCGCGACGCCGCGGACGACTTCGAGCGCGTCGAGACGACGCCCGCGAGAAGCGAGGACGGTATCGGGACGATTGCCGTTTCGCAGGGGCTGCGCATTCACGAGGACGAGGAGGACTCGACGGTTCGGGCCTACGTCACCAAAGGGAACCGATCGTCAGTCCGGATCGGGAAGTATCTGCTCGCGCCGTATCCGGACGGCGAGACGCTCTTCTGTCGGATCGCCGGACTGGAGTACGCCCAGGAGTTTCACGCCGACGACGCCACCGAGATCCACGCCCAGCGAGCGATGCGGCAGGACGGCATCGACGAAGCGGATTACAAGTTTCTCGCGGATCTGGAGCCACTGGCGGTCCTCTACGACAGCGATGACGGGCTCAAGCGCCGGATGACCGACCGCGTTCCGAAACCACAGACCACCGTGAGGGAAGCCGACGACACGGCCGAAATCAAGACGGGACTCAAGATTCCCGAAGATGGCGTCTTTCTCGGACATCTCGCGGTCGGCGGTGAGAAGGTTCGGACCAGCGCCCAGCCGCCAACAATCGACTACCGTCTCAAGGACGACTACGAGGATGGCGATCCGCTCGTCTTCCGGCACACCCTGATTGCCGGGGGGACCGGATCGGGGAAAACGCACACGGCAAAAAACATTCTTCGGCAGTTCCTCGCCGACGAGCGTACCTACCGGATGGACGACGGGCGCTCGGTCACGCCCGCAGTCGTTCAGTTCGACCCGCAGGACGAGTACGCCCAGATGCACGATGACAACGACGACCTTGACGCCGAGACTGCGCGGCGGTACGAGCGCGAGGGAGTCGTCCACGGCGGCCACGACGATACCATCGCCTTCGTCCCGAAAGTCGGTGACGCTACTTATGCGACGGACGACCACCGGGCAGAACAGGTTGAGTTCACTATCCCCTTTTCGATGGTGCGGGACAACGAGTGGCTGGTCGCTGGCGGCGGGCTGAACGACAACCAGTACAACGCACTCAGACATCTGCTCGATCGATTCTTCAGAGAACACGGTACTGGTGGGACGTACGACCAGTTCCAGACGTTTATGGACGACCCGGCCCTTCGGGAGGAGCTCAATGAGTCCGGCCGCGTCCACGAGGCGACGTTCGACGCCGTCAACCGGCGTGTTCGTGGGTTCGGGACGGTGTTCGACCAGGACGCCCGCCCGATCACCGAGCAGATCGAGCGATTCGTCCGCCCGGGCGGGCTGACGGTCGTTCCGACCTACCATATCAATAATACGCGGGCAACCGAGACAATCGTGCTCGCGGTATCGAGTCTGCTCGTCGATCAGAAGCTCTCGAACGATCCGCGGTACGACCGAATCAAGGAGACGCCGGTCGTACTGGGGATGGACGAGGCCCACAACTTCCTGACCGACGCCGAAAGCGCACAGGCCCGCCGAGTGATCGGCAAGTTCACTGACGCGGCCAAGCAGGGACGAAAGGAACGTCTCGGTCTCTTCTTGATCACGCAGGATCCACAGGACATCGCCGACGCCGTATTCAAACAGATCAACACGACAGTCGTGCTCAACCTCGGCGACGAGGACGCCATCAAAAGCGTCAACATCCCGTCCAATCTGGAGAGCAAGGTCCCCTACATGGAGAAAGGACAGATGGTCGTCTACTCGCCCGACAACTCCGAGCCGGTCGAGATCATCGGTCTCCCGAACTGCCTTACCCGCCACGGTTGA
- a CDS encoding universal stress protein, whose product MGKTVLVAIDGSPQSDEALDHAIEEFPEAELFGLTVIDPAEAGYAVEGAVAEFPQGWYETAEDEAHSVLDEAVDRAAEAGVELQTASEIGRPANTIVTFADEHDIDHIVMGSHGRTGMSRILLGSVAETVMRRSTVPVTVVR is encoded by the coding sequence ATGGGCAAGACAGTACTTGTTGCGATCGATGGGTCCCCACAGTCCGACGAGGCGCTCGATCATGCCATCGAGGAGTTCCCCGAAGCGGAACTGTTCGGACTGACGGTGATCGACCCCGCCGAAGCCGGGTACGCAGTTGAGGGGGCCGTGGCGGAGTTCCCACAGGGCTGGTACGAGACTGCTGAGGACGAGGCCCACTCCGTCCTTGACGAGGCGGTGGACCGCGCCGCCGAGGCTGGCGTCGAACTGCAGACGGCGAGTGAGATCGGTCGGCCCGCCAACACCATCGTGACGTTCGCTGACGAACACGACATCGACCACATCGTCATGGGCAGCCACGGTCGAACCGGTATGAGTCGAATTCTCCTTGGAAGCGTCGCAGAAACAGTGATGCGTCGGTCGACGGTTCCGGTGACCGTGGTCAGGTAA
- a CDS encoding anthranilate phosphoribosyltransferase yields the protein MAQTSQKYGEWPLKRLMTAVVGSGPKSADDMSRPQAREAFQRILGGEPDQTTLGAFWLANRWKRNTPEELAAYVDVMAEESTVVAEPDSDPVDCGANYDGKHRSALLGVAAGVVAAGAGTPIVTHSGDRVPTQKETAYKHVLDGLGIRTELDVEESADMVDETGFGFYYQPAFNPGIDALFERRDMMGVRTFVNTIETLANPANADVHLGSFYHLAFAKKVVDTFRESEQVSPNKVIMFQGMEGYDDIRPGYTKVAEWEADGTDDGAFEDYEIETPEYGMDFEEDDLQVEDVQADSATITEEVIAGDREDHFADAIALNAAFRIYAGGDAETLDNGLDAARAAIEDGSAAAVLADLRAF from the coding sequence ATGGCCCAGACGTCTCAAAAGTACGGCGAGTGGCCCCTCAAACGCCTGATGACTGCAGTCGTCGGCTCCGGACCGAAGTCAGCCGACGATATGTCCCGCCCACAGGCCCGCGAGGCCTTCCAGCGTATCCTCGGCGGCGAGCCGGACCAGACAACGCTCGGCGCGTTCTGGCTGGCAAACCGCTGGAAACGGAACACCCCCGAGGAGCTGGCCGCGTACGTCGACGTGATGGCCGAGGAGTCGACAGTCGTCGCTGAACCGGACTCCGACCCGGTCGACTGTGGCGCGAACTACGACGGCAAACACCGCTCGGCGCTGCTCGGCGTCGCGGCAGGCGTCGTCGCCGCCGGGGCAGGAACCCCGATCGTCACCCACAGCGGAGACCGCGTCCCAACCCAGAAGGAGACGGCATACAAACACGTCCTCGACGGACTTGGCATCAGAACCGAGCTAGACGTCGAAGAGAGCGCCGACATGGTCGATGAGACCGGCTTTGGGTTCTACTACCAGCCCGCGTTCAACCCCGGCATCGACGCCCTGTTCGAGCGCCGGGACATGATGGGCGTCCGGACGTTCGTCAACACGATCGAAACGCTGGCCAACCCTGCGAATGCGGACGTTCACCTCGGGAGTTTCTATCATCTCGCCTTCGCGAAGAAGGTCGTCGACACCTTCCGCGAGAGCGAGCAGGTCTCGCCCAACAAAGTGATCATGTTCCAGGGGATGGAAGGCTACGACGACATCCGCCCGGGCTACACGAAAGTCGCCGAGTGGGAAGCTGACGGCACCGACGACGGTGCGTTCGAGGACTACGAGATCGAGACACCCGAGTACGGGATGGACTTCGAGGAGGACGACCTGCAGGTCGAGGACGTGCAGGCTGATTCGGCGACGATCACCGAGGAAGTGATCGCCGGCGACCGTGAGGATCACTTCGCAGACGCTATTGCACTGAACGCCGCGTTCCGTATTTACGCTGGTGGGGACGCGGAGACACTCGACAACGGGCTCGATGCTGCACGGGCGGCGATCGAGGACGGTAGTGCGGCCGCAGTGCTCGCCGATCTGCGAGCGTTTTGA